In one window of Thermodesulfobacteriota bacterium DNA:
- the ychF gene encoding redox-regulated ATPase YchF: MGFNCGIVGLPNVGKSTIFNAMTAAGAEASNYPFCTINPNIGMVPLRDERIYRIADLVKPERTLPTAVEFVDIAGIVRGASKGEGLGNQFLGNIRSVDMVAHVVRCFEDEQVVHVDGKVDPNGDIETINTELILADMDSVERRLERASKLAKSGDKAVTEALPIYQELKKAFDAGKPARSVLTRETAQLVKDLNLLTAKPVVYVANVGEDDLSGASRAAARVREVAEAEGAGFVIICGKIESEIAELSEEERAGFLSGLGLSESGLDRLAAAAYRLLGLITFFTAGKKEVRAWTVEEGSKAPAAAGVIHSDFERGFIKAEVIAYEDFIKYGSEAACREKGVLRIEGKEYVVKDGDLMHFRFNV, encoded by the coding sequence ATGGGTTTCAATTGCGGGATAGTAGGGCTTCCGAACGTTGGAAAATCCACCATATTCAACGCGATGACCGCCGCGGGCGCGGAGGCGTCGAATTATCCGTTCTGCACGATAAACCCCAACATAGGGATGGTGCCGCTACGCGACGAGAGGATATACAGGATAGCGGACCTCGTCAAGCCGGAGAGGACGCTCCCGACCGCGGTGGAGTTCGTGGACATCGCAGGGATAGTGAGAGGCGCGAGCAAGGGGGAGGGGCTAGGAAACCAGTTCCTCGGGAATATCAGGAGCGTTGACATGGTCGCCCACGTGGTAAGGTGCTTCGAGGACGAGCAGGTCGTCCACGTGGACGGCAAGGTGGACCCCAATGGCGATATCGAGACGATAAATACGGAGCTGATACTCGCGGACATGGATTCCGTCGAAAGGAGGCTCGAAAGGGCCTCGAAGCTTGCCAAGAGCGGAGACAAGGCGGTTACAGAGGCGCTGCCGATATACCAGGAGCTCAAGAAGGCATTCGACGCAGGGAAGCCCGCGCGGAGCGTGCTTACCAGGGAGACCGCCCAGCTCGTGAAGGACCTGAACCTCCTGACGGCAAAGCCCGTCGTCTATGTTGCGAACGTCGGCGAGGACGACCTTTCCGGCGCCTCCCGGGCAGCCGCGAGGGTAAGGGAGGTCGCCGAGGCCGAGGGCGCTGGTTTCGTCATCATATGCGGGAAGATAGAATCCGAGATCGCGGAACTCTCAGAGGAGGAGAGGGCCGGGTTCCTTTCAGGGCTGGGCCTCTCGGAATCAGGCCTTGACAGGCTTGCCGCGGCAGCGTACAGGCTACTGGGCCTCATCACGTTCTTCACGGCAGGCAAGAAGGAGGTCAGGGCGTGGACGGTCGAGGAAGGCTCAAAGGCGCCGGCGGCCGCTGGCGTGATACACAGCGATTTTGAGCGTGGCTTCATAAAGGCCGAGGTGATAGCCTACGAGGACTTCATCAAATACGGCTCGGAAGCGGCGTGCAGGGAGAAAGGCGTCCTAAGGATAGAGGGAAAGGAATATGTCGTCAAGGACGGAGACCTGATGCACTTCAGGTTCAACGTCTGA
- a CDS encoding PhoH family protein: MRLFGEGGESLRRFEKKLGVEINSRGSLVTISGTPEKAELAERLLKELYDLLARGYPLYQHDLDYALRMVLGDKDVKLANVFMDTIYVSYRKKSIAPKSVAQKKYIDAIRENDIVFGIGPAGTGKTYLAMAMAVAALTSKEVDRIILTRPAVEAGEKLGFLPGDLAAKVDPYLRPLYDALHDMMDYERAQKLLERGTIEVAPLAFMRGRTLNDSFIILDEAQNTTIEQMKMFLTRLGFGSKAVITGDITQIDLPLAKPSGLVEVQKILEGVERIEFTTFSETDVVRHPIVQKVVKAFEKMEQKRKAAAAEGA; encoded by the coding sequence GTGCGTCTTTTCGGCGAGGGCGGGGAGAGCCTCAGGCGATTCGAGAAGAAGCTCGGGGTCGAGATCAACAGCAGGGGCTCGCTCGTGACGATTAGCGGGACCCCCGAAAAGGCGGAGCTCGCGGAAAGGCTCCTTAAAGAGCTCTATGATCTCCTGGCCAGGGGCTATCCACTCTACCAGCACGACCTGGACTACGCCCTGAGGATGGTCCTTGGCGACAAAGACGTGAAGCTGGCCAACGTATTCATGGATACAATCTACGTCTCGTACCGCAAGAAATCGATAGCCCCCAAAAGCGTTGCCCAGAAAAAGTACATAGACGCCATCAGGGAGAACGACATAGTATTCGGCATAGGGCCTGCCGGCACAGGCAAGACCTATCTCGCGATGGCAATGGCTGTCGCGGCCCTTACCAGCAAGGAAGTTGACAGGATAATCCTCACGAGGCCCGCAGTTGAAGCGGGAGAGAAGCTCGGGTTTTTGCCCGGCGACCTCGCGGCCAAGGTCGACCCGTACCTGAGGCCGCTCTATGACGCGCTCCACGACATGATGGATTACGAGAGGGCGCAGAAGCTCCTTGAAAGGGGAACGATAGAGGTGGCGCCGCTCGCCTTCATGAGGGGCAGGACCCTGAACGACTCCTTCATCATACTCGACGAGGCCCAGAATACCACGATCGAGCAGATGAAGATGTTCCTTACGAGGCTTGGCTTCGGCTCCAAGGCGGTGATAACCGGCGACATAACACAGATTGACCTGCCCCTTGCCAAGCCCTCGGGGCTCGTGGAGGTGCAGAAGATACTTGAGGGCGTGGAAAGGATAGAGTTCACAACCTTCTCCGAGACCGACGTGGTAAGGCACCCCATAGTGCAGAAGGTCGTAAAGGCGTTCGAGAAGATGGAGCAGAAAAGGAAAGCAGCGGCAGCGGAGGGCGCCTGA
- a CDS encoding phage tail tube protein, which yields MARNLIYAALGEEAERGIKESGTVGFLPLLSPVVPKSEFDDRKRKEWRGEEAALGPRAVERFSERWSASLDMPFFTEASPAKGMVGTLLKHFFGKSASGQNGSTGQYYHMMCPAADPFSESLLGHKALTLNFNINEGANVRNWPFVGGRVKALTFEQEAGQALKLSAEIFGQRRDADTVELGSPVFAAENLRCDYNNLSISTGLISRTGTAPDFTGFSAAGATAIRPDKVSIKVENGMEDALRLSGAAYPDRTRMGEFKVSVELVIDWEDPSNGFSSIAEFREWVSGAGTTNLFFHWDTCTTAGTGGTHGLIIDLPRLHRTGGEPEYSREKDPMVTLKYEGLFDGAEARYMMGLMLINTAPTV from the coding sequence ATGGCCAGGAACTTGATATACGCGGCGCTTGGCGAAGAGGCTGAAAGGGGTATAAAGGAGTCAGGGACAGTAGGGTTCCTGCCGCTATTGAGCCCCGTAGTGCCCAAGTCCGAGTTCGACGACAGGAAGAGAAAGGAGTGGAGAGGCGAGGAGGCCGCCCTCGGCCCTCGCGCGGTCGAGAGGTTTTCCGAAAGATGGAGCGCGTCTCTCGATATGCCGTTCTTTACTGAGGCAAGTCCGGCCAAGGGCATGGTCGGGACCCTCCTTAAGCACTTTTTCGGGAAAAGCGCCTCCGGACAGAACGGCTCGACAGGGCAGTATTACCATATGATGTGCCCGGCTGCCGACCCATTCTCTGAGAGCCTGCTCGGCCACAAGGCCCTTACTCTCAACTTCAATATAAACGAAGGGGCGAACGTCAGGAACTGGCCGTTTGTAGGCGGCAGGGTAAAGGCCCTCACCTTCGAGCAGGAGGCGGGCCAGGCCCTCAAGCTCTCGGCCGAGATCTTCGGACAGAGAAGGGACGCGGACACGGTTGAACTGGGGAGCCCGGTATTCGCCGCTGAAAACCTGAGGTGCGACTACAATAACCTGTCGATCAGCACAGGGCTCATAAGCCGGACCGGGACCGCGCCGGACTTTACCGGTTTTTCCGCTGCCGGAGCTACGGCCATAAGGCCCGACAAGGTATCCATCAAGGTGGAGAACGGGATGGAGGACGCGCTAAGGCTCTCTGGAGCAGCCTACCCTGACAGGACACGCATGGGGGAGTTCAAGGTCTCGGTAGAGCTCGTAATAGACTGGGAGGACCCCTCGAACGGTTTCTCTTCCATAGCCGAGTTCAGGGAATGGGTATCAGGTGCGGGCACGACCAACCTCTTTTTCCACTGGGATACCTGCACGACAGCTGGCACAGGCGGGACCCACGGGCTCATTATAGACCTCCCCAGGCTACACAGGACCGGCGGGGAGCCTGAATACTCGCGCGAAAAGGACCCGATGGTAACGCTCAAGTACGAAGGCCTTTTCGACGGCGCTGAAGCCAGGTACATGATGGGGCTCATGCTCATCAACACGGCACCGACAGTTTGA
- a CDS encoding M15 family metallopeptidase, whose translation MELSEKQRRFTARVAELIRFAYSNGLELTLGEAYRTEEQQKLYLKSGKSRTMASPHRERLAVDLNLFIGGKYVSDGEAYRPLGEKWESLGGRWGGRFGVRKEEYGTKVGWDANHFEY comes from the coding sequence ATGGAGCTTTCAGAGAAGCAGAGGCGGTTCACGGCCCGGGTGGCCGAGCTTATAAGGTTCGCTTACTCGAACGGCCTCGAGCTCACACTTGGAGAGGCATACAGGACAGAGGAGCAGCAGAAGCTCTATCTAAAATCCGGGAAAAGCAGGACCATGGCCTCGCCCCACAGGGAACGGCTAGCGGTGGACCTTAACCTCTTTATCGGGGGAAAGTACGTCTCGGACGGGGAGGCCTACAGGCCGCTCGGCGAGAAATGGGAGTCGCTCGGTGGAAGGTGGGGCGGCAGGTTCGGCGTGAGGAAAGAGGAATACGGGACAAAGGTCGGCTGGGACGCAAACCACTTCGAGTATTAA
- the pth gene encoding aminoacyl-tRNA hydrolase: MTLIIGLGNPGGEYALTRHNAGFMLVDRLSAEYGIGLSIKGKGLRGMGRIAGEEVALLKPLTYMNRSGQAVSEFLQLHPVGPENIIVAFDDCDLPLGKIRIRGGGGSGGHNGLASVIEALGTKDIPRIRLGIGRPHDGDVVDFVLSPFHPDEQPALEGMLGRARDAVESIITCGMAQAMNRHNN, from the coding sequence ATGACGCTGATAATCGGATTGGGAAACCCTGGCGGCGAGTACGCCCTTACCAGGCACAACGCCGGGTTCATGCTCGTGGACAGGCTCTCAGCCGAGTACGGGATAGGGCTATCCATCAAGGGAAAGGGGCTCCGGGGTATGGGCCGGATAGCCGGAGAGGAGGTGGCGCTCCTCAAGCCGCTGACCTATATGAACCGGAGCGGCCAGGCTGTTTCGGAATTCCTCCAGCTCCATCCAGTAGGGCCGGAGAATATCATCGTAGCCTTTGACGATTGCGACCTGCCTCTCGGGAAGATCCGGATTCGGGGGGGCGGCGGAAGCGGCGGCCACAATGGCCTGGCGTCAGTCATCGAGGCCCTCGGCACTAAAGACATACCTCGTATTCGGCTCGGGATAGGAAGACCTCACGACGGTGACGTAGTCGATTTCGTTTTGAGCCCGTTTCACCCTGATGAGCAGCCGGCCCTTGAAGGGATGCTCGGCAGGGCACGGGACGCGGTAGAATCGATAATAACCTGCGGAATGGCGCAGGCCATGAACAGGCACAATAACTGA
- a CDS encoding sodium-translocating pyrophosphatase, producing the protein MSTLANYAPIFGIIGLAAALLVYRRIKRLPAGNARMREISDLIHSGSMTYLKRQYSIIVIFLAGVALALALSLGVPTAIAYLSGGALSMLAGFIGMKGATKANVRTAEAAHIHKPDASQALAAAFYGGSVMGFSVASLGLVGVGIFFLAFGRPEEAKVINGFAMGASSIAFFARVGGGIFTKTADVGADLVGKVEAGIPEDDPRNPGVVADNVGDNVGDVAGLGADIFESYVGAVIASVALAATIPVAELASLGEREALMSYPLVLIMAGLVSSFLGLFSIRALGRLGPAPALRYSAIISAGAFLVLAYFVTILTGCGFGCFLAVAAGSLGGSLIGLLSEFYTGGRPVGRIARSSTTGAGTNVITGIAVGLESCVLPVVAIGTVIFAANYGAGIYGIGIAAVGMLATTGITMSVDAYGPIADNAGGITEMSALGDDVRAITDTLDSLGNTTAAVGKGFAIGSAALTAIALFTAFGQAVSAATGMPFDITLSDPLVVIGLLVGGAIPFLIGALTMTSVGKSAMKMVEEIRRQFREIPGLLEGRAGVKPDVERCVDISTRAALKEMILPGLLAASAPVAVGFLFGAKALGGMLAGATVTGILLAIFMANAGGAWDNAKKHIEKGRLGGKGSAAHKAAVVGDTVGDPFKDTSGPAMNILIKLMSIVSLTIAPLIV; encoded by the coding sequence ATGTCCACTCTGGCAAATTACGCGCCCATTTTCGGCATCATCGGACTTGCCGCAGCCCTTTTGGTATACCGCCGCATCAAGCGCTTGCCCGCAGGGAACGCGAGGATGAGGGAGATATCGGACCTCATCCATTCCGGTTCCATGACATACCTCAAGCGCCAGTATTCGATAATCGTCATCTTCCTCGCCGGCGTTGCTTTGGCCCTGGCCCTCTCACTGGGGGTGCCGACGGCAATAGCCTATCTCTCGGGAGGGGCCCTTTCCATGCTCGCGGGCTTCATCGGCATGAAAGGGGCCACAAAGGCCAACGTAAGGACTGCCGAGGCGGCGCACATCCATAAGCCAGACGCCTCGCAAGCCCTGGCTGCCGCCTTTTACGGCGGCTCGGTAATGGGGTTTTCCGTGGCGAGCCTGGGGCTTGTGGGGGTCGGCATATTCTTCCTCGCGTTCGGCAGGCCGGAAGAGGCGAAAGTCATCAACGGGTTTGCAATGGGCGCTTCCTCCATAGCGTTCTTCGCAAGGGTGGGCGGAGGCATCTTCACCAAGACTGCCGACGTCGGAGCCGACCTCGTGGGCAAGGTCGAGGCCGGCATACCAGAGGACGACCCCAGGAACCCGGGTGTCGTGGCCGATAACGTCGGCGACAACGTCGGCGACGTGGCGGGGCTGGGGGCGGACATCTTCGAATCCTACGTGGGGGCGGTCATAGCTTCGGTCGCGCTGGCCGCGACCATACCGGTTGCCGAGCTTGCAAGTCTCGGGGAAAGGGAGGCGCTCATGTCCTATCCCCTGGTCCTTATAATGGCTGGGCTCGTATCCTCTTTCCTGGGCCTCTTTTCAATACGGGCTCTCGGAAGGCTCGGGCCTGCCCCGGCTTTGAGGTACTCTGCGATAATATCCGCAGGCGCTTTCCTTGTGCTCGCATATTTCGTGACCATATTAACGGGCTGCGGATTTGGCTGCTTCCTTGCGGTTGCGGCCGGGTCGCTCGGCGGGAGCCTGATCGGGCTCCTGAGCGAATTCTATACAGGAGGAAGGCCGGTCGGAAGGATAGCGAGGTCTTCCACCACTGGAGCGGGCACGAACGTAATAACCGGCATCGCTGTCGGGCTTGAAAGCTGCGTCCTTCCGGTCGTGGCGATCGGCACCGTGATATTCGCCGCCAACTACGGGGCCGGCATATACGGCATTGGCATAGCCGCTGTCGGAATGCTCGCGACCACCGGCATAACGATGAGCGTCGACGCATACGGCCCCATAGCCGACAACGCGGGCGGCATTACGGAGATGAGCGCGCTCGGGGACGACGTGAGGGCGATAACCGACACCCTCGATTCGCTCGGGAATACCACGGCCGCCGTCGGGAAGGGCTTTGCCATCGGCTCGGCCGCCCTTACGGCGATAGCGCTATTTACGGCATTCGGGCAGGCTGTTTCCGCGGCGACCGGAATGCCGTTCGATATAACCCTTTCGGACCCGCTCGTGGTAATAGGCCTCCTCGTGGGGGGGGCGATCCCTTTCCTCATAGGCGCGCTTACAATGACGAGTGTGGGGAAGTCCGCCATGAAGATGGTGGAGGAGATAAGGAGGCAGTTCAGGGAGATACCAGGGCTCCTCGAAGGCAGGGCCGGGGTAAAACCGGACGTCGAGAGGTGTGTGGACATAAGCACCAGGGCCGCCTTGAAGGAGATGATACTGCCGGGACTGCTCGCCGCCTCGGCGCCGGTCGCGGTGGGTTTTCTTTTCGGTGCCAAGGCGCTCGGCGGCATGCTTGCCGGAGCTACGGTGACCGGCATATTGCTCGCGATTTTCATGGCAAACGCCGGCGGGGCATGGGATAATGCGAAAAAACATATCGAAAAGGGCAGACTTGGCGGAAAGGGCTCTGCCGCGCACAAGGCGGCAGTGGTCGGCGACACTGTAGGGGACCCGTTCAAGGACACCTCCGGCCCTGCCATGAACATACTTATCAAGCTTATGAGCATCGTCTCGCTCACCATAGCGCCGCTTATCGTCTGA
- a CDS encoding DUF2905 domain-containing protein, whose protein sequence is MPGVGKTLIIIGIIILIIGLFVSFGPRIPYLGKLPGDIYVKRDNFVFYFPLATSIIVSLVLTLMLYLFFRR, encoded by the coding sequence ATGCCAGGAGTCGGCAAGACCTTAATCATAATAGGTATAATCATACTGATCATCGGGCTTTTCGTTTCTTTTGGCCCGAGGATACCGTATCTTGGAAAGCTGCCAGGAGACATATATGTAAAAAGGGACAATTTCGTCTTCTATTTCCCGCTTGCCACGTCCATTATTGTGAGCCTTGTCCTGACACTCATGCTATATCTCTTCTTCAGGCGATAG
- the lpxC gene encoding UDP-3-O-acyl-N-acetylglucosamine deacetylase: MQQTLKNIIEFRGIGLHTGREVNARLVPSCGDSGITFFRRDLPGAPAIRAVSSNVISTSYATTLGARGATVSTIEHLMAAFYGMGVDNAIVELDGPEVPILDGSATGFVGMIESAGLVQLSMPRRYMVVKKPIKVIEDDKYIFLLPSDGSGLSINYSIDFAHPFLAKQSFSRPFSKDVFRKELGSARTFGFLKDVEMMRANGLAKGGSLDNAIVISDNEILNEGGLRYPDEFVRHKVLDLMGDIALVGAPLIGNIVAYRSGHALNHKLAQEIWRKPGKWEFMDSHSWDDGIHAPAPVLMEKMASV, translated from the coding sequence ATGCAGCAGACTTTGAAAAACATAATAGAGTTCAGGGGGATCGGGCTCCATACCGGCAGGGAAGTGAACGCCAGGCTCGTCCCTTCCTGCGGAGATTCCGGAATAACCTTTTTCAGGCGCGACCTCCCGGGCGCTCCTGCCATAAGGGCGGTCTCCTCAAACGTTATATCCACGTCATACGCTACCACGCTCGGGGCGCGTGGCGCTACCGTCTCCACCATAGAGCACCTCATGGCGGCTTTCTATGGCATGGGCGTTGATAACGCGATAGTCGAGCTCGACGGACCGGAAGTGCCTATTCTCGACGGAAGCGCCACCGGGTTCGTCGGAATGATAGAGTCCGCCGGCCTTGTCCAGCTTTCGATGCCGCGGCGGTACATGGTCGTAAAGAAGCCCATAAAGGTCATCGAGGACGATAAATACATCTTCCTGCTCCCTTCGGACGGTTCCGGGCTCTCGATAAATTATTCAATAGACTTTGCGCACCCGTTCCTTGCGAAGCAGTCGTTTTCGAGGCCCTTCTCGAAAGACGTCTTCAGGAAAGAGCTCGGAAGCGCACGCACATTCGGCTTTCTCAAGGACGTTGAGATGATGAGGGCCAACGGCCTCGCGAAGGGCGGTTCGCTGGACAACGCCATAGTAATAAGCGATAACGAGATACTGAACGAGGGCGGGCTAAGGTATCCGGACGAATTCGTCAGGCACAAGGTCCTCGACCTTATGGGCGACATAGCCCTTGTGGGGGCTCCGCTCATAGGCAACATCGTAGCCTACAGGTCGGGCCACGCGCTTAACCATAAGCTCGCCCAGGAGATATGGAGAAAGCCGGGTAAATGGGAGTTCATGGACTCCCACTCATGGGACGACGGCATACACGCTCCGGCTCCCGTGCTCATGGAGAAGATGGCGAGCGTTTAG
- the ispE gene encoding 4-(cytidine 5'-diphospho)-2-C-methyl-D-erythritol kinase yields the protein MHLKVFSPAKVNLFLRVLGKRPDGYHEIISLMQPVSLYDEIEVAVSEGDGIEADSDSPEAPGGRENLAYRAASLFLERAGVRKRVLISIKKRIPVGAGLGGGSSDAASVIMALNGLLGTGFPDRELMEMGAKLGSDVPFFFLKGPALARGRGEVLESTSLPSLYYVLINPGFHVPTAWVYSSLRLTKKGENNILLYSSEVFADRDGLKKALTNDLETVTIGRYPEISAMKEKLAEAGASGTLMSGSGPTVFGVFHSREDAMRAYRTLEPRVALPARIFFAEGL from the coding sequence ATGCACCTGAAGGTCTTTTCCCCTGCCAAGGTGAACCTTTTCCTCAGGGTGCTGGGGAAAAGGCCGGACGGGTACCACGAGATCATTTCGCTCATGCAGCCGGTCTCGCTCTATGACGAAATCGAGGTCGCCGTCTCCGAAGGCGACGGCATAGAAGCGGACTCGGACTCCCCTGAAGCCCCAGGCGGGCGCGAAAATCTCGCCTACAGGGCGGCCAGCCTGTTCCTTGAAAGGGCCGGGGTCCGGAAGCGGGTATTGATCAGCATAAAAAAGAGGATACCGGTCGGGGCCGGGCTCGGCGGCGGAAGCTCGGACGCCGCATCGGTCATAATGGCGCTGAACGGGCTTTTAGGGACCGGGTTTCCTGACCGGGAACTTATGGAGATGGGCGCCAAGCTCGGCTCGGACGTGCCTTTTTTCTTCCTAAAGGGCCCTGCCCTGGCCAGGGGAAGGGGCGAGGTGCTTGAGAGTACGAGCCTTCCGTCCCTTTATTACGTCCTCATAAACCCCGGCTTCCATGTGCCGACCGCGTGGGTTTATTCGAGTTTGCGCTTGACAAAAAAGGGCGAAAATAATATTCTTTTGTATTCTTCGGAGGTCTTCGCCGACAGGGATGGGCTTAAGAAAGCCCTCACTAACGACCTGGAGACGGTGACCATCGGAAGGTATCCTGAGATTTCCGCCATGAAGGAGAAATTGGCCGAGGCCGGCGCCTCCGGGACCCTCATGTCCGGGAGCGGACCTACCGTCTTCGGCGTTTTCCATTCCCGTGAGGATGCCATGCGGGCCTACAGGACGCTTGAGCCGAGGGTGGCCCTGCCTGCGCGCATTTTTTTCGCGGAAGGCCTGTGA
- a CDS encoding ribose-phosphate pyrophosphokinase has translation MIERIKVFAGNSNKPLAVEICDHLGIELGKSDVRSFSDGEVYVDIQESVRGVEVYVLQSTCTPTNDNLMELLIMLDAFKRASASSVTAVIPYYGYARQDRKVAPRTPISAKLVADLITVAGAKRAVCVDLHAGQIQGFFNIPVDHLYATPVLLNYIRENFQNDVVVVSPDAGGVERARAFAKRLGATLAIVDKRRPSPNVSEVMNIIGEVEGKTAVLLDDMIDTAGTITQAAAALHEKGAKQVYACATHAVLSGPAIKRINESPIKELVVTNTIPKSQGADSPKIKRLSIGPLLGEAIKRIHLGESVSSLFV, from the coding sequence ATGATCGAGAGGATAAAGGTATTCGCCGGTAATTCGAACAAGCCGCTGGCGGTCGAGATCTGCGACCACCTGGGGATAGAGCTCGGGAAGTCGGACGTAAGGAGCTTCAGCGACGGCGAGGTCTACGTCGACATACAGGAGAGCGTGCGGGGGGTCGAGGTATACGTCCTCCAGTCGACCTGCACCCCCACGAACGACAACCTGATGGAGCTCCTCATAATGCTCGACGCCTTCAAGAGGGCCTCGGCGTCTTCGGTCACCGCGGTAATACCATATTACGGATACGCGAGGCAGGACAGGAAGGTCGCGCCGAGGACGCCGATCTCCGCGAAGCTCGTAGCCGACCTCATAACAGTGGCCGGTGCAAAAAGGGCCGTCTGCGTAGACCTCCACGCCGGGCAGATACAGGGCTTTTTCAACATACCCGTCGACCACCTCTACGCGACGCCTGTTCTCCTGAATTACATCAGGGAGAACTTCCAGAACGACGTGGTGGTGGTGTCGCCGGACGCTGGCGGGGTCGAGAGGGCGAGGGCGTTCGCAAAGAGGCTCGGCGCGACCCTGGCCATAGTAGACAAGCGGCGCCCGAGCCCCAACGTCTCGGAAGTCATGAACATAATAGGCGAGGTCGAGGGCAAGACAGCCGTGCTCCTCGACGACATGATAGACACGGCAGGCACCATAACGCAGGCCGCCGCGGCCCTCCATGAAAAGGGCGCGAAGCAGGTCTATGCCTGCGCCACCCACGCCGTGCTTTCGGGGCCGGCGATAAAGAGAATAAACGAGTCGCCGATCAAGGAGCTCGTCGTCACCAACACCATTCCCAAGTCGCAGGGCGCTGATTCGCCCAAGATTAAGAGGCTTTCAATAGGCCCGCTACTGGGCGAGGCCATAAAGAGGATACATTTAGGCGAGTCGGTGAGCTCTCTTTTTGTTTGA
- a CDS encoding 50S ribosomal protein L25 has product MEKINLSAEQRNETGNGPARRLRANGKVPGILYGPGIEKALAVTLEKKELDKTLGTGARGNVLVNLDIAGDKVRTVMFKEVLRHPLKGTVQHVDLLEVQMDHKVVVEVPVHLTGKAAGLAFGGIVQHETRRIRIECLPGNIPDSIDVDITRLGVGDSVHVRDIALNEGLEAVDEPELTVVSVVAPTAEAAPRTAEEVEAELAKSFEEKEGAKKEE; this is encoded by the coding sequence ATGGAAAAGATAAACCTTTCAGCAGAGCAGAGGAACGAGACGGGAAACGGACCGGCGCGGAGGCTACGCGCGAACGGCAAGGTGCCGGGCATCCTGTACGGCCCGGGCATTGAAAAAGCGCTCGCGGTTACCCTTGAAAAGAAGGAGCTCGACAAGACGCTCGGGACCGGCGCCCGCGGGAACGTGCTTGTGAACCTCGACATAGCAGGAGACAAGGTCCGCACCGTGATGTTCAAGGAGGTGCTCCGCCACCCGCTCAAGGGGACCGTGCAGCATGTGGACCTCCTCGAGGTGCAGATGGACCACAAGGTCGTGGTCGAGGTGCCAGTGCACCTTACCGGCAAGGCGGCGGGGCTCGCCTTCGGCGGCATAGTCCAGCACGAAACGAGGAGGATCAGGATAGAGTGCCTCCCTGGCAACATCCCGGACAGCATAGACGTGGACATCACCCGGCTCGGAGTCGGCGACTCGGTCCATGTCAGGGACATAGCCCTGAACGAGGGTCTTGAGGCTGTGGACGAGCCTGAGCTGACTGTAGTCTCGGTCGTTGCTCCGACAGCGGAGGCCGCGCCCAGGACCGCCGAAGAGGTTGAGGCCGAGCTTGCAAAGAGCTTCGAGGAAAAGGAAGGGGCCAAGAAGGAAGAGTAA